The following coding sequences lie in one Cryptococcus neoformans var. neoformans B-3501A chromosome 2, whole genome shotgun sequence genomic window:
- a CDS encoding hypothetical protein (HMMPfam hit to WD40, WD domain, G-beta repeat, score: 113.9, E(): 3.8e-31) gives MAPQPLKVGTSKLSKMVKSAPKTAGKSKKRAVEQVSEESDEEFGDQGSGIDMSDDEEEVDGDDEEDEDEAFPEFDSELEDNDQEEASDEEQDEQDTSDESEIVEEDSDSESGYNTSDIERMYASDDDLSSEENKDLPVDEKLSRLIAKNTVKPDDSIGTDDKISRAKEGVGRLVPSKHVKGSFVREYDEYEAGYGSESSTEDNPNTVGNIPMEWYDDLPHIGYDVNGRKIFRPLQGDELDKFLANVEDPSAWTSAEDKLLQQNVQLSDKELDIIRRLERAENPDADFDPYQPTIEWFTGEGKERVMPLSAAPEPKRRFVPSKWEHKKIMKIVKAIREGRIIPNKPSAEKPRFYPIWSDADQHNPHVMYMPAPQLPPPKTAESYNPPEEYLPTEEEKAEWEAMDKEDRKTDFLPEKYDALRKVPGYKNLVQEKFERCLDLYLAPRTRRVKLNIDPDSLIPKLPAPKELKPFPIASTVQYRHPGDTRVRSVSTSPDGQWIASGSEDGVVRVWDLGNGREVWRWDLHAGPIQYVEWSPSREESLLVALVAGKIAVLSPLALVAPHIAAQTLTHSNTAFATSSATTKQGAGNEVKGIESVKWTRPSERERERGVLVYVEVPGTPKQVTWHRKGDYFATVASDAANKSVLIHQLSRHGSQSPFRKTPGTIQRVAFHPSKPHFFAATQRYIRLYDLAAQKLIRTLQSGVKWISSMDVHSGGDNLIIGSYDKKLAWFDMDLSAKPYKTLRYHNRALRSVAYHPTLPLFASASDDGTVHIFHCTVYTDLMQNPLIVPLKILRGHKVIDGIGVLDLRWVPGKPWLVSSGADGEVRLWCS, from the exons ATGGCACCCCAACCGCTCAAGGTGGGAACTTCAAAACTGTCCAAGATGGTCAAATCAGCCCCAAAAACCGCTGGAAAGTCAAAGAAGCGAGCAGTAGAGCAGGTGTCAGAAGAGAGCGACGAAGAATTTGGGGACCAAGGGAGTGGAATTGATAtgagtgatgatgaggaagaggttgatggagacgatgaggaggatgaagatgaagcttTTCCTGAATTCGACAGCGAGCTTGAGGATaatgatcaagaagaagccagTGATGAGGAGCAAGATGAACAGGATACGTCTGACGAAAGTGAAATcgtggaggaggacagTGACTCTGAGTCAGGTTACAACACGTCTGACATCGAGCGAATGTACGcttctgatgatgatctcTCGTCCGAAGAGAACAAAGACCTCCCTGTCGACGAGAAGCTCTCGAGACTTATCGCCAAGAACACTGTCAAGCCCGACGACTCTATTGGCACAGATGACAAAATCAGTCGTGCAAAGGAAGGGGTAGGGAGATTGGTGCCCAGCAAACACGTGAAGGGATCATTTGTGCGAGAGTACGACGAATATGAGGCCGGATATGGCAGTGAAAGTAGCACCGAGGAT AACCCCAATACTGTCGGTAACATTCCGATGGAGTGGTACGATGACCTTCCTCATATCGGTTACGATGTCAACGGTCGCAAGATCTTCCGGCCTTTGCAAGGCGACGAACTTGACAAGTTCCTTGCCAATGTCGAGGATCCGTCCGCTTGGACCTCTGCCGAAGACaaacttcttcaacaaaATGTTCAGTTGTCAGACAAGGAGCTCGATATCATTAGGCGATTGGAGAGGGCCGAAAACCCTGATGCCGACTTTGACCCCTATCAACCTACTATTGAATGGTTTACCGGCgaaggcaaggagagaGTCATGCCGCTTAGTGCGGCGCCTGAGCCCAAGAGGAGATTCGTGCCTTCCAAATGGGAGCATAAGAAG ATTATGAAGATCGTCAAGGCTATCAGAGAGGGCCGAATCATCCCCAACAAACCTTCCGCCGAAAAACCTCGCTTCTATCCTATCTGGTCTGACGCCGACCAGCACAACCCTCACGTCATGTATATGCCCGCCCCTCAACTTCCCCCTCCGAAGACGGCCGAATCCTACAATCCTCCTGAAGAGTACCTTCCTaccgaggaagagaaggctgAGTGGGAGGCGATGGACAAGGAAGACCGAAAGACCGATTTCTTGCCCGAGAAGTATGATGCCCTTAGAAAAGTTCCTGGCTACAAGAACTTGGTGCAAGAGAAGTTCGAGAGATGTCTTGATTTGTACCTCGCCCCTCGAACTCGACGAGTCAAGCTCAACATTGACCCAGACTCTCTTATTCCTAAACTTCCCGCTCCCAAGGAGCTCAAACCCTTCCCTATCGCTTCTACTGTCCAGTACCGTCATCCCGGAGACACTCGTGTCCGATCCGTTTCCACCAGCCCTGATGGTCAGTGGATTGCTTCTGGCTCAGAAGATGGTGTGGTGCGAGTCTGGGACCTGGGTAACGGTCGTGAAGTCTGGAGATGGGATTTACACGCTGGTCCTATTCAGTACGTTGAGTGGTCACCTTCTCGTGAGGAGTCTTTGCTTGTGGCTCTTGTCGCCGGTAAGATCGCTGTgctctctcctcttgctcTCGTCGCTCCTCATATTGCCGCCCAAACCCTCACCCACTCCAATACCGCTTTTGCTACTAGTTCTGCGACGACAAAGCAAGGTGCCGGTAACGAAGTTAAAGGAATTGAGTCTGTCAAATGGACGAGACCGAgtgagagggaaagagaaaggggtGTCTTGGTGTATGTGGAAGTTCCTGGTACTCCTAAACAAGTTACATGGCACAGGAAGGGGGACTACTTTGCCACGGTTGCATCCGACG CCGCTAACAAATCCGTCCTTATCCACCAACTCTCCCGCCACGGCAGTCAATCCCCCTTCCGTAAGACTCCCGGCACAATCCAGCGCGTTGCATTCCATCCTTCTAAGCCTCATTTCTTTGCTGCCACTCAACGTTACATCCGTCTTTACGACCTTGCTGCTCAAAAGCTCATTAGAACTTTACAGTCTGGTGTCAAATGGATTTCATCCATGGATGTGCACTCCGGAGGTGACAATTTAATTATCGGTAGTTACGATAAGAAATTAGCTTGGTTCGACATGGATTTGAGCGCAAAGCCTTATAAAACCTTAAG ATACCACAACCGTGCTCTTCGATCCGTTGCCTATCACCCtactctccctctcttcgcCTCTGCCTCAGACGATGGCACAGTCCACATTTTCCACTGCACCGTTTACACTGATCTCATGCAAAACCCGCTCATTGTTCCTCTGAAGATCTTGAGGGGGCATAAAGTAATCGATGGTATCGGAGTTTTGGATTTGAGATGGGTGCCTGGAAAACCGTGGTTGGTCAGCTCCGGTGCGGATGGAGAGGTTAGGCTTTGGTGTTCGTAG
- a CDS encoding hypothetical protein (Match to EST gb|CF192563.1|CF192563): MSALSNASKSIVVFTATGKQGSSVARTLSDAGYKIIALTRNPDSASAQRLKAKGYQVVKADLNDPQSYKEALEGAYGAFVNTDFWSILPTKNSDLAATQAEETLQGIAALQACKEAGLKHIVYATLDDGTGVSHWQSKADVSKWGLANNVPLTNLVLSFFFDNLSSKNLRIASPNDPHTFIFDLAVAEDVKLWGFSAAQTGLWVKTALENPDSWIGKDLQACTDFISLKEMAAKLSKLSGKNVKSNGVSNEIYESQGFIDKVGKELWDNFSVFYKGTVKRDIKESINNAPGAWDFESWAEQNDKVKEILEF, translated from the exons CGTCTTCACTGCTACCGGAAAACAAGGCAGCTCCGTGGCTCGTACCTTGTCGGATGCGGGATACAAAATCATAGCCCTAACAAGGAACCCAGATAGTGCAAGTGCTCAGC GTCTGAAAGCCAAGGGCTACCAAGTTGTCAAAGCGGACTTGAACGACCCGCAGTCTTACAAGGAAGCTTTAGAAGGTGCATATGGAGCTTTCGTCAACACCGACT TCTGGTCAATTCTTCCTACCAAGAACAGTGATCTTGCTGCCACCcaagcagaagaaaccCTGCAAGGTATTGCAGCTCTCCAAGCCTGCAAAGAGGCAGGATTAAAGCATATTGTTTACGCTACTTTGGACGATGGGACTGGTGTTTCACATTGGCAATCCAAAGCAGATGTTTCCAAATGGGGGCTGGCCAATAACGTTCCTTTAACCAATCTcgtcctctccttcttctttgacaaCCTCAGTTCCAAGAACTTACGGATCGCTTCACCAAACGACCCCCACACCTTTATCTTTGACTTGGCGGTGGCAGAGGATGTGAAGCTTTGGGGATTCTCTGCTGCCCAGACTGGTTTGTGGGTTAAGACTGCCCTTGAAAACCCAGATAGTTGGATCG GCAAAGACCTGCAAGCGTGTACTGACTTTATCTCCCTTAAGGAGATGGCGGCTAAACTCTCGAAGCTGAGCGGCAAGAACGTTAAATCCAACGGTGTTTCCAACGAGATTTATGAAAGCCAAGGATTTATTGACAAGGTCGGCAAGGAATTGTGGGACAACTTTAGCGTTTTTTACAAAGG CACTGTTAAAAGGGATATAAAAGAGAGCATCAACAATGCTCCTGGTGCGTGGGACTTCGAATCTTGGGCCGAACAGAATGACAAGGTGAAGGAAATCCTTGAATTTTGA
- a CDS encoding hypothetical protein (HMMPfam hit to ATP_bind_1, Conserved hypothetical ATP binding protein, score: 347.8, E(): 1.4e-101), which produces MRYAVLVTGPAGAGKSTFCASLITHAQTIGRSVHLVNLDPAADKFEYEPTIDIRDLINLEDVMEELEFGPNGGLIYCFEYLLNNLDWLEDELGAYEDDYLIIDCPGQIELYTHVPLLPRLATFLSTSLNFRTSAVYLIDSQFMQDKSKFFAGVMSAMSCMLSLGISMLCLMSKMDLVKDKKGRTKREVGRYLDPDPNLLLEDINQGTNSKFNQLNRAVVSLIEDQNIVSFLPLDVTSEDSVNTVLSHIDNMMQYGEDEEPKVPKDMDDGEFVAPPRSYNIKLIVRDR; this is translated from the exons ATGCGGTACGCGGTGCTCGTAACAGGCCCAGCAGGTGCCGGAAAGTCTACTTTCTGTGCCTCTCTAATTACACACGCTCAAACGATTGGTCGGTCCGTTCATCTGGTCAATCTTGATCCTGCTGCCGACAAATTCGAATACGAGCCGACTATCGATATAAGGGATCTGATCAATTTGGAAGATGTTatggaggagctggagTTTGGACCAAACGGTGGTTTGATATATTGTTTCGA ATATCTTCTCAATAATCTTGATTGGCTAGAAGATGAATTAGGCGCATATGAGGACGACTATCTTATAATAGATTGCCCTGGACAAATCGAACTATACACCCatgtccctcttcttccccgcCTCGCCACATTCCTTTCTACTTCTCTCAACTTCAGAACATCAGCAGTCTACTTGATAGACTCGCAGTTCATGCAGGACAAGAGCAAATTTTTTGCAGGTGTAATGAGTGCCATGAGCTGTATGCTCTCCTTGGGAATTAGCATGTTGTGTTTGATGAGCAAGATGGACTTGGTAAAGGATAAGAAGGGCCGAACGAAGAGAGAAGTTGGAAG ATATCTTGACCCAGACCCCAATCTGCTACTTGAGGATATCAATCAGGGCACCAACTCGAAGTTCAACCAGCTTAACCGAGCCGTCGTCTCACTGATAGAAGATCAGAACATTGTGTCTTTCTTACCGCTGGACGTTACATCAGAAGACTCTGTAAATACTGTTCTCAGTCATATCGACAACATGATGCAGTAtggcgaggatgaggagccCAAGGTCCCCAAGGAcatggatgatggtgagtttGTTGCACCTCCTCGTAGCTACAACATAAAACTAATTGTTCGTGACAGGTGA
- a CDS encoding hypothetical protein (Match to EST gb|CF189495.1|CF189495; HMMPfam hit to zf-DHHC, DHHC zinc finger domain, score: 100.2, E(): 4.9e-27) → MAARNWSRVWVGGTVILISFIAFSSQIFVIWPWYGREISLDLLKLLVPLNLAAFMIFWNYRLCVITSPGSVPEGWRPNIGAMDGMEVKKGTHTPRYCKNCEHYKPPRAHHCRQCKTCWLKLDHHCPWIGNCVGFYNQGHFIRFLLWVDIGTTFHLIIMVRRVLYIAEYYHQEPTLADVLFLVFNFATCVPVWLCVGMFSIYHVYLACGNSTTIEGWEKDKVATLIRRGKIKEVKYPYNIGIYKNIKSVLGPNPFLWLWPQKMQGDGLSFPVNPSAGDHTTQYFWPPQDPSRLPNPPPIPAHASPFVYGNNGFNPNLQPTNSLRARRSSTPHIDEDEHSHERDQYRHYSSGEERDNDSISTSSSPKPYLSDYDHYDEGPMYPGERMTALIPRVRRGSEGWEVAPGGGWNAYSGMMDEEVGWDDEVGYDEAPGEGPYVERPWEMRGRYNVYDTEEESGYAH, encoded by the exons ATGGCCGCCAGAAATTGGTCACGCGTATG GGTAGGGGGAaccgtcatcctcatctccttcatcgcGTTCTCCTCCCAAATATTTGTCATCTGGCCATGGTACGGCCGTGAGATCAGCTTGGATctgctcaagctccttgTCCCTCTCAA TTTGGCCGCATTCATGATCTTCTGGAACTACCGTTTATGTGTTATAACGTCTCCTGGAAGTGTACCAGAAGGCTGG AGGCCGAATATTGGTGCGATGGACGGTATGGAAGTTAAAAAGGGCACACATACACCCAGATACTGCAAGAATTGTGAACATTACAAACCGCCAAGAG CACATCATTGCAGGCAGTGCAAAACATGTTGG CTCAAA CTTGATC ACCATTGCCCTTGGATTGGTAACTGTGTAGGCTTCTATAACCAAGGACATTTCATTCGATTTTTGCTTTGGGTGGACATCGGCACGACGTTCCATCTCATTATCATGGTCAGGCGTGTACTTTATATTGCCGAGTACTACCAT CAGGAGCCCACACTCGCCGATGTCTTGTTCCTTGTTTTCAACTTTGCTACCTGTGTCCCTGTCTGGTTATGTGTCGGCATGTTTTCCATCTACCACGTATATCTTGCGTGCGGAAATAGTACCACCATTGAAGGTTGGGAGAAGGACAAAGTGGCTACCCTTATTCGCAGAGGAAAAATCAAAGAAGTCAAGTATCCTTAT AATATTGGCATCTACAAGAACATCAAATCGGTCCTCGGGCCCAACCCATTTCTCTGGCTTTGGCCTCAAAAGATGCAAGGCGATGGGCTGTCGTTCCCCGTCAACCCTTCAGCAGGTG ATCACACGACTCAGTATTTTTGGCCTCCTCAAGATCCTTCTAGACTCCCTAATCCACCTCCCATTCCTGCCCACGCTTCTCCATTCGTTTATGGCAACAATGGGTTCAACCCCAACCTGCAGCCCACAAATTCGCTTCGTGCTCGTCGGAGTAGCACGCCCCATattgatgaggacgagcaTTCACACGAACGAGACCAATACCGTCATTACTCTTCAGGCGAAGAACGTGATAACGactccatctccacttcAAGCTCACCTAAGCCATATCTGTCTGATTATGATCATTATGACGAAGGGCCTATGTATCCCGGAGAAAGGATGACTGCACTGATTCCAAGggtgagaagaggaagtgaaGGGTGGGAAGTAGCTCCTGGGGGTGGTTGGAATGCCTATTCTGGaatgatggatgaagaagtcggGTGGGATGACGAGGTTGGGTATGATGAAGCGCCTGGGGAAGGTCCGTATGTCGAGAGACcgtgggagatgagaggaCGATATAACGTTTATGATACGGAGGAGGAATCGGGATACGCGCATTGA